A genomic region of Capnocytophaga canimorsus contains the following coding sequences:
- the lpxD gene encoding UDP-3-O-(3-hydroxymyristoyl)glucosamine N-acyltransferase: MKFTALQISNILNGQIVGDPDVQVHKLSKIEEGEEGSITFLANPKYKNFIYTTKASIAIVNKSFEPENEVQVTLIKVEDAYSAFSKLLEYYNQIKLNKSGIEQPVSISQTAQLGENVYVGAFTYIGDNVVIGDNVKIYPNTYIGDNVTIGDNTILFAGCKIYSETVIGKHCTLHAGVILGADGFGFAPVQEGFYNKVPQIGNVIIEDYVDIGAGSTIDRATLGSTIIRKGVKLDNQIQIAHNVEIGKNTVIAAQTGIAGSTKIGENCMIGGQVGIVGHLTIGNRVKIQAQSGVIRNVEDDEMLQGAPAIGYNDYNKSYVIFKKLPSLMKRFLDIEKKYLESK, translated from the coding sequence GTGAAATTTACAGCTTTACAAATATCAAACATTCTCAATGGTCAAATTGTAGGAGACCCTGATGTACAAGTACATAAGTTGTCTAAAATAGAAGAAGGCGAAGAAGGTAGCATCACGTTTTTGGCAAACCCAAAGTATAAAAACTTTATTTACACAACTAAAGCGTCTATAGCCATTGTAAATAAAAGTTTTGAGCCTGAGAATGAAGTACAAGTAACCTTGATTAAGGTAGAAGATGCCTATTCTGCATTTTCCAAATTACTTGAGTATTACAATCAAATAAAACTTAATAAATCAGGAATAGAGCAGCCTGTTTCTATCTCACAGACAGCTCAATTAGGTGAAAATGTGTATGTTGGGGCATTTACTTATATCGGGGATAATGTTGTTATAGGCGATAATGTTAAAATATATCCTAACACCTACATAGGCGATAATGTTACCATAGGTGATAATACCATTTTGTTCGCAGGATGTAAAATTTATTCTGAAACGGTCATTGGCAAACATTGTACACTTCACGCAGGGGTAATATTGGGAGCTGATGGATTTGGTTTTGCTCCAGTTCAGGAAGGATTTTACAATAAAGTCCCTCAGATTGGAAATGTTATCATAGAGGATTACGTGGATATTGGTGCGGGTAGTACCATTGATAGAGCCACATTAGGTTCTACTATTATTCGTAAAGGTGTGAAACTCGATAACCAAATTCAAATAGCACACAATGTAGAAATTGGTAAAAATACGGTAATTGCAGCTCAAACAGGAATTGCAGGTTCCACTAAAATTGGAGAAAATTGTATGATTGGTGGGCAAGTAGGCATCGTTGGACACTTAACCATAGGCAATCGAGTGAAAATTCAAGCACAATCTGGAGTTATCCGAAATGTAGAAGACGATGAAATGTTGCAAGGCGCTCCCGCCATTGGTTACAACGATTATAATAAATCATACGTGATTTTCAAAAAATTACCTTCTTTAATGAAGCGGTTTTTAGATATTGAAAAGAAATATTTAGAAAGTAAATAA